The following proteins are encoded in a genomic region of Cellulomonas sp. ES6:
- a CDS encoding cold shock domain-containing protein, with product MPTGKVKWFDTDRGFGFIAADDGTEVFLHASALPAGIGSPKPGTRVDFGVADGRRGPQALSVKLLDPVPSVVKAARKPADDMAVIVEDLIKVLDRVGNDLRRGRYPEKSRAGQVSALLRAVADDLEA from the coding sequence GTGCCCACCGGCAAGGTCAAGTGGTTCGACACCGATCGCGGGTTCGGCTTCATCGCCGCCGACGACGGCACCGAGGTGTTCCTGCACGCGTCCGCCCTGCCCGCCGGCATCGGCTCGCCCAAGCCCGGCACCCGCGTCGACTTCGGCGTCGCGGACGGCCGCCGCGGCCCGCAGGCGCTGTCCGTCAAGCTGCTCGACCCGGTGCCGTCGGTCGTGAAGGCCGCGCGCAAGCCCGCCGACGACATGGCGGTCATCGTCGAGGACCTCATCAAGGTGCTCGACCGCGTCGGCAACGACCTGCGCCGCGGCCGCTACCCCGAGAAGTCCCGCGCCGGCCAGGTCTCCGCCCTGCTGCGCGCCGTCGCCGACGACCTCGAGGCCTGA
- a CDS encoding HDOD domain-containing protein has translation MTSPLGDDVAPAGPRTAGPIGGGETTVLRQPVVHPDRSVFGYAVHVRVGGPSGVPLPEDVTEPAVETAYRRLDLTGLADDRPVLLRATTGLLSGSVAVWYDAARLVLEVTPALTRHPEADALVAATTARGSRVALADYDGSLPQDRLLPRASLVKVDLRRGPDQLADLVSRAHAAGATVVGEHADDAERVALALSLGADLLQGPMFQRDTPPVRRTFSAGELQCLELVRVLGQDPVDQHAVVRTVAADPELSMRVLHLVNSSAFGLRREIDSVQQAVVLVGPRQLHALAIASLIQARPTSVASLWSVLTRATACHALAGDDAGYTAGLLSAVAAQQSLDLGELVERTGVSGALAGALLRHEGRLGKVLAAVLAHEENDTEGVLATGLEPWDVAHAYLAAVPQALGTATALAFGD, from the coding sequence ATGACCTCCCCCCTCGGTGACGACGTCGCGCCGGCGGGTCCGCGCACCGCCGGGCCCATCGGCGGCGGCGAGACCACCGTGCTGCGCCAGCCGGTCGTCCACCCCGACCGGAGCGTCTTCGGCTACGCCGTGCACGTGCGCGTCGGCGGGCCGTCCGGCGTCCCGCTGCCGGAGGACGTCACCGAGCCCGCCGTCGAGACCGCGTACCGGCGCCTGGACCTCACGGGCCTCGCCGACGACCGGCCCGTCCTGCTGCGCGCCACCACCGGGCTGCTGTCCGGCTCGGTGGCCGTCTGGTACGATGCCGCCCGCCTCGTCCTGGAGGTCACGCCCGCCCTGACGCGGCACCCCGAGGCCGACGCGCTGGTCGCCGCCACGACCGCCCGCGGCTCGCGCGTCGCCCTGGCCGACTACGACGGCTCCCTGCCCCAGGACCGCCTGCTCCCGCGGGCGTCGCTGGTCAAGGTCGACCTGCGCCGGGGGCCCGACCAGCTGGCCGACCTCGTCTCCCGCGCGCACGCCGCCGGCGCCACCGTGGTCGGCGAGCACGCGGACGACGCCGAGCGGGTCGCGCTGGCGCTGTCCCTCGGCGCCGACCTGCTGCAGGGCCCGATGTTCCAGCGCGACACCCCGCCGGTGCGCCGGACGTTCTCCGCCGGCGAGCTGCAGTGCCTGGAGCTCGTGCGCGTCCTCGGGCAGGACCCCGTCGACCAGCACGCCGTCGTGCGGACCGTCGCCGCCGACCCCGAGCTGTCCATGCGGGTGCTCCACCTGGTCAACTCCTCGGCGTTCGGCCTGCGCCGCGAGATCGACTCCGTGCAGCAGGCCGTCGTGCTCGTCGGGCCGCGGCAGTTGCACGCCCTGGCCATCGCGTCCCTCATCCAGGCGCGGCCGACGTCCGTGGCGTCGCTGTGGTCCGTCCTGACGCGCGCCACGGCGTGCCACGCGCTCGCCGGCGACGACGCCGGGTACACCGCCGGGCTGCTGTCCGCCGTGGCGGCGCAGCAGTCCCTGGACCTCGGCGAGCTCGTCGAGCGCACCGGCGTCTCCGGCGCCCTCGCGGGCGCGCTGCTGCGGCACGAGGGCCGGCTCGGGAAGGTCCTGGCCGCGGTCCTGGCGCACGAGGAGAACGACACCGAGGGCGTGCTGGCCACCGGGCTCGAGCCGTGGGACGTCGCCCACGCCTACCTGGCGGCGGTCCCCCAGGCGCTCGGCACGGCCACGGCGCTGGCGTTCGGCGACTGA
- a CDS encoding DUF2530 domain-containing protein, protein MPSFIRLALRPEQRKPAPDPVPVSLRPVFLVGIAVWLTALVVALVLWLTGAAGPLGVWTCAVGAVLGVLGLGWSRRRPGR, encoded by the coding sequence GTGCCGTCGTTCATCCGCCTCGCCCTGCGCCCCGAGCAGCGCAAGCCCGCGCCCGACCCCGTGCCCGTCAGCCTGCGGCCGGTGTTCCTCGTCGGGATCGCGGTCTGGCTGACGGCGCTGGTGGTCGCGCTGGTGCTGTGGCTCACCGGGGCCGCCGGGCCGCTCGGCGTGTGGACGTGCGCGGTCGGCGCGGTGCTGGGGGTCCTGGGGCTCGGCTGGAGCCGCCGCCGGCCCGGGCGCTGA
- a CDS encoding MFS transporter — protein sequence MTRSLLTSAYLPALLYETGLGAVTPVVALVAAELGAGLDRAALVVALVGVGQILGDVPAGALAARVGDRRAMIVAAGVACVALVTCALAPTLPVLGAGVLVMGAASAVFHLARQAYLTEAVPVVNRARALSTLGGVARIGVFLGPFLGAGVLHLGGLRSVFWLAVVTSVAAALVVGLAGDPDDPHGAPRPRATVSTAALVRRHARLLATLGVAVVLVGAVRSTRQVVLPLWSEHLGLSPATTSLVFGISGAVDMLLFYPAGRVMDRRGRLWVAVPSMLVLGGAIAALPLTGSLAGLTVVAMVMGFGNGIGSGILMTLGADVAPPDARAQFLGVWRVFQDSGAAAGPLVVSAVAAAGSLAAGIVTMGAAGVLSAAALAAFVPRWSEHATGRTRARAAEARAAREAARTDDA from the coding sequence ATGACCCGCTCCCTCCTGACCTCCGCGTACCTGCCCGCCCTGCTCTACGAGACGGGGCTCGGCGCCGTCACCCCGGTGGTCGCCCTGGTCGCCGCGGAGCTCGGTGCGGGCCTCGACCGCGCCGCGCTGGTCGTCGCGCTCGTCGGCGTCGGCCAGATTCTCGGGGACGTCCCGGCCGGGGCGCTCGCCGCCCGCGTGGGCGACCGCCGCGCGATGATCGTGGCCGCGGGGGTCGCCTGCGTCGCGCTGGTGACGTGCGCGCTCGCGCCCACGCTCCCGGTGCTCGGCGCGGGGGTGCTGGTGATGGGGGCCGCCTCCGCGGTGTTCCACCTGGCCCGGCAGGCGTACCTCACGGAGGCCGTGCCGGTCGTGAACCGGGCCCGCGCGCTGTCGACGCTGGGCGGGGTCGCGCGGATCGGCGTGTTCCTCGGGCCGTTCCTCGGCGCCGGGGTGCTGCACCTCGGCGGCCTGCGGTCCGTGTTCTGGCTCGCCGTCGTCACGAGCGTGGCGGCGGCACTCGTCGTCGGCCTCGCGGGCGACCCGGACGACCCGCACGGCGCCCCTCGCCCCCGCGCCACCGTGTCGACCGCCGCGCTGGTGCGGCGGCACGCGCGGCTGCTGGCGACGCTCGGCGTGGCGGTCGTCCTGGTCGGCGCCGTGCGCTCGACGCGTCAGGTCGTGCTGCCGCTGTGGTCGGAGCACCTGGGCCTGTCGCCCGCGACCACCAGCCTGGTGTTCGGGATCTCCGGCGCGGTCGACATGCTGCTGTTCTACCCGGCGGGCAGGGTGATGGACCGCCGCGGCCGGCTGTGGGTGGCGGTGCCGTCGATGCTGGTGCTGGGCGGTGCGATCGCGGCGCTGCCGCTGACGGGCTCCCTCGCGGGGCTCACCGTGGTGGCGATGGTCATGGGGTTCGGCAACGGCATCGGCTCGGGCATCCTCATGACGCTCGGCGCGGACGTCGCACCGCCGGACGCCCGGGCGCAGTTCCTCGGGGTGTGGCGGGTGTTCCAGGACTCCGGCGCGGCGGCCGGCCCGCTGGTCGTCTCCGCGGTGGCGGCGGCCGGCAGCCTCGCCGCGGGCATCGTGACGATGGGGGCCGCGGGCGTGCTGTCGGCGGCCGCGCTCGCGGCGTTCGTGCCCCGGTGGTCGGAGCACGCGACCGGCCGGACGCGCGCGCGGGCGGCGGAGGCCCGGGCCGCGCGCGAGGCCGCCCGCACGGACGACGCCTGA
- the flgL gene encoding flagellar hook-associated protein FlgL has translation MSTIGRVTHFTVRASTLGNLQTNLQKMSDLQAQMSSGTKITVASDDPAGTADVLRIQGDQRLLDQYSRNAADGEAWLLTVDSALTTSLSSLRKARNLTVQGGSGALGTTSRAALAQEIEGIRESLLAQANTTYLGRSVFAGTVSGEAFSDAAGGYTFNGVATARVERTVASDTTVRVDSTGSAVFGEGTDSVFAVLDRITAALNDTTTDFDPSAFLDEIDGHLDNMLTELSSNGARQNQVDSAQDLISANQITAKTRLGAIQDVDLAQIILDIQSQEVAYQGALGAAAKVLQPTLLDFLR, from the coding sequence ATGAGCACCATCGGGCGCGTCACGCACTTCACGGTGCGGGCCTCGACGCTGGGCAACCTGCAGACCAACCTGCAGAAGATGTCCGACCTGCAGGCGCAGATGTCGTCGGGCACGAAGATCACCGTCGCCTCCGACGACCCCGCCGGCACCGCCGACGTGCTGCGCATCCAGGGCGACCAGCGGCTGCTCGACCAGTACAGCCGGAACGCCGCCGACGGCGAGGCCTGGCTGCTCACGGTCGACAGCGCGCTCACCACGTCGCTCTCCTCGCTCCGCAAGGCCCGCAACCTCACGGTCCAGGGCGGCAGCGGAGCGCTCGGCACCACCTCCCGGGCGGCGCTCGCCCAGGAGATCGAGGGCATCCGGGAGTCGCTGCTGGCCCAGGCGAACACCACCTACCTGGGGCGGTCCGTCTTCGCGGGCACCGTCTCCGGGGAGGCGTTCAGCGACGCCGCCGGCGGCTACACGTTCAACGGCGTCGCGACCGCCCGCGTCGAGCGCACGGTCGCGAGCGACACCACGGTGCGCGTCGACAGCACCGGCTCGGCCGTCTTCGGCGAGGGCACCGACTCGGTGTTCGCGGTGCTCGACCGCATCACGGCGGCGCTCAACGACACGACCACGGACTTCGACCCCTCGGCGTTCCTCGACGAGATCGACGGGCACCTCGACAACATGCTCACGGAGCTGTCGTCGAACGGTGCGCGCCAGAACCAGGTCGACTCCGCGCAGGACCTCATCTCCGCCAACCAGATCACCGCCAAGACGCGCCTCGGAGCCATCCAGGACGTCGACCTCGCGCAGATCATCCTCGACATCCAGTCGCAGGAGGTCGCGTACCAGGGCGCCCTGGGCGCCGCCGCCAAGGTGCTTCAGCCGACCCTCCTGGACTTCCTGCGATGA
- a CDS encoding ATP-binding protein, with the protein MTADVLGTRALRERVLRTWRTDPARLREDANTEEDHARGYYRDRVVVELAQNAADAAVRAGVPGRLLLRLTAAGADAPGAQDANGDGDGRGTGEGSGPDGDAVPGGDAAPARGAVPAGDAVPAGGAAVLVAANTGAPLDAAGVASLASMRASSSRDWGGPATGGGLVGRFGVGFAAVRAVSDELAVLSTSGAVRFSLAETRRDLALAAAGEPRLADEVARREGSLPALRLPREHAGRPPGGYDTAVVLALRDEEAVDAVRRMLAEVGDTLLLALPALTEVVVEDDLAGTRRRVADLDRRWRRRTAEGELDPALLADRPVEERGRRGWRVTWAQPRDGRAPGAGRTPAVLHAPTPTDDPLDLPALLVATLPLDPTRRRAARGRATDALLDVAGDLYALLAADVASDGGDALRLVPLGLPAGEVDAALRPRLLDALSRTPLLPAAAPERPAGGRGAGDDTPGPGLSADGAGGSGATAELVEPRRAVALAGPAAAELTRALAPWFGGMVVLPEGGLPAARSLGVEVREVADVVDELPAAANLPPARWRALYGALDAAVGDPLVREALAGLPVPLADGRVVRGARGLLLPVEGPDDHEPLGSHDAHDAHDAHDAHDAHGGAGAVADALGVLGRWGVRLVHPEAAHPVLERLGAAPADPAALLAHPGVRQAVLDQADEDDLELAGQVTEAVLTLVRAALAESTDAGLDPGAPVPAGRAVLGLLTLRDADGEPAPAHGLLLPGSPAAALLDDRVLAPVDPAAVERWGPAALIAVGVRADLVVLRLADVATSGPDLDDDSGLVADGLDGWDDYLAEVARLLGEGESLPEVVAVADLDAVDPGAWPRVLARFAEPGPLRRALLDPVRPEQGTGTAPSYTAWWLRHRSGLVPGGPFAVAGAEPAATRLLPPAPAEVAGLDDAVLAALGGVGRVADVPAPDWNRLLRAAAPVGAPVDLALAGAVWAAWAGRARAWADDDAARPGLDVLPALVAPDRVALVHAEDAAVAPEPMWWQRTDVAAMVPPAGPVDPDDLAEALGVPTADELADGAVAQEDGDDAGALSTTPPAVRTLLPGAPPTWVEHESLRVDGVPVDWWVEGAGPEAVVHATHLAGLARGLAQAAGAWSLRHAVELVLLEPERAAELAVEQAGDGRGMMTGR; encoded by the coding sequence GTGACCGCCGACGTCCTCGGCACGCGCGCGCTGCGCGAGCGGGTGCTCAGGACGTGGCGCACGGACCCGGCGCGGCTGCGCGAGGACGCGAACACCGAGGAGGACCACGCCCGCGGCTACTACCGCGACCGCGTGGTGGTGGAGCTCGCGCAGAACGCCGCCGACGCCGCCGTCCGCGCCGGTGTGCCCGGGCGGCTGCTGCTGCGGCTGACCGCGGCGGGCGCCGACGCCCCGGGCGCGCAGGACGCGAACGGGGACGGGGACGGCCGCGGAACCGGCGAGGGGTCCGGGCCCGACGGGGACGCGGTGCCTGGTGGGGACGCGGCGCCGGCCCGGGGCGCGGTGCCCGCTGGGGACGCGGTGCCGGCCGGGGGCGCGGCGGTCCTCGTCGCGGCGAACACGGGCGCGCCGCTGGACGCGGCGGGCGTGGCGTCGCTCGCGTCGATGCGCGCGTCCTCGTCGCGCGACTGGGGCGGGCCGGCGACGGGGGGCGGGCTGGTCGGGCGCTTCGGCGTGGGGTTCGCCGCGGTGCGCGCGGTGTCCGACGAGCTCGCGGTGCTCTCCACCTCCGGGGCGGTGCGGTTCTCGCTCGCGGAGACACGCCGGGACCTCGCGCTCGCCGCGGCCGGCGAGCCCCGGCTGGCGGACGAGGTGGCCCGGCGCGAGGGCTCGCTGCCCGCGCTGCGACTGCCCCGGGAGCACGCGGGCCGCCCGCCCGGCGGGTACGACACGGCGGTCGTGCTGGCGCTGCGCGACGAGGAGGCCGTCGACGCCGTGCGGCGGATGCTGGCCGAGGTCGGCGACACGCTGCTGCTCGCCCTGCCGGCGCTCACGGAGGTCGTCGTCGAGGACGACCTGGCCGGGACGCGGCGGCGCGTGGCCGACCTGGACCGGCGGTGGCGGCGGCGCACGGCGGAGGGCGAGCTCGACCCGGCCCTCCTCGCCGACCGGCCCGTGGAGGAGCGCGGCCGCCGCGGGTGGCGCGTCACGTGGGCGCAGCCGCGGGACGGGCGGGCGCCGGGGGCCGGGCGTACCCCGGCCGTGCTGCACGCGCCGACGCCGACCGACGACCCCCTCGACCTGCCGGCCCTGCTCGTCGCGACGCTGCCGCTGGACCCGACCCGCCGGCGTGCGGCGCGCGGCCGGGCGACGGACGCGCTGCTCGACGTCGCGGGCGACCTGTACGCGCTGCTGGCGGCCGACGTGGCGTCCGACGGCGGGGACGCCCTGCGGCTGGTCCCGCTGGGTCTGCCGGCGGGTGAGGTCGACGCGGCCCTGCGCCCGCGGCTGCTCGACGCCCTGTCCCGCACCCCGCTCCTGCCGGCGGCCGCCCCCGAGAGGCCGGCAGGCGGGCGTGGTGCCGGCGACGACACCCCGGGTCCTGGCCTCTCGGCGGACGGCGCGGGCGGCAGCGGCGCCACCGCGGAGCTGGTCGAGCCGCGGCGGGCCGTCGCGCTCGCGGGGCCGGCCGCGGCGGAGCTGACGCGGGCGCTGGCGCCGTGGTTCGGCGGGATGGTGGTGCTGCCCGAGGGCGGCCTGCCGGCGGCGCGGTCGCTGGGCGTCGAGGTCCGGGAGGTCGCCGACGTCGTGGACGAGCTGCCGGCCGCGGCGAACCTGCCGCCGGCGCGCTGGCGTGCGCTGTACGGCGCCCTGGACGCCGCGGTGGGGGACCCCCTGGTGCGGGAGGCGCTCGCCGGGCTGCCGGTGCCGCTGGCGGACGGGCGCGTGGTGCGCGGCGCGCGGGGCCTGCTGCTGCCCGTCGAGGGCCCGGACGACCACGAGCCGCTCGGCTCGCACGACGCGCACGACGCGCACGACGCGCACGACGCGCACGACGCGCACGGTGGGGCGGGCGCGGTGGCGGACGCGCTCGGCGTCCTCGGCCGCTGGGGCGTCCGGCTCGTGCACCCCGAGGCCGCGCACCCCGTGCTGGAGCGGCTCGGGGCCGCCCCCGCCGACCCGGCGGCGCTGCTGGCGCACCCGGGCGTGCGGCAGGCCGTGCTGGACCAGGCCGACGAGGACGACCTCGAGCTCGCCGGGCAGGTCACCGAGGCGGTGCTGACGCTGGTGCGCGCCGCGCTCGCCGAGAGCACGGACGCCGGTCTCGACCCCGGGGCGCCCGTGCCGGCGGGGCGCGCGGTGCTGGGCCTGCTCACGCTGCGCGACGCCGACGGGGAACCGGCGCCGGCGCACGGGCTGCTGCTCCCGGGGTCCCCGGCCGCGGCGCTGCTGGACGACCGGGTGCTGGCGCCGGTCGACCCGGCGGCGGTGGAGCGCTGGGGTCCCGCGGCGCTCATCGCGGTGGGGGTGCGCGCCGACCTGGTGGTGCTGCGGCTCGCCGACGTCGCCACGTCCGGGCCCGACCTCGACGACGACTCCGGGCTCGTCGCGGACGGGCTCGACGGGTGGGACGACTACCTGGCCGAGGTCGCCCGGCTGCTCGGGGAGGGGGAGTCGCTGCCGGAGGTCGTCGCGGTGGCGGACCTCGACGCCGTCGACCCCGGGGCGTGGCCGCGGGTGCTCGCCCGGTTCGCGGAGCCCGGGCCGCTGCGCCGGGCGCTGCTCGACCCGGTGCGCCCGGAGCAGGGCACGGGGACCGCCCCGTCGTACACGGCGTGGTGGCTGCGGCACCGGTCGGGCCTCGTGCCGGGCGGGCCGTTCGCCGTCGCGGGTGCCGAGCCGGCCGCCACGCGGCTGCTGCCGCCGGCCCCGGCGGAGGTCGCCGGACTGGACGACGCGGTGCTCGCCGCGCTGGGCGGCGTCGGGCGGGTGGCCGACGTGCCGGCCCCCGACTGGAACCGGCTGCTGCGGGCGGCGGCTCCGGTGGGTGCCCCCGTCGACCTCGCGCTGGCCGGGGCGGTCTGGGCGGCGTGGGCGGGACGCGCCCGGGCGTGGGCGGACGACGACGCCGCGCGGCCCGGGCTGGACGTGCTCCCCGCGCTCGTCGCCCCGGACCGGGTGGCCCTGGTGCACGCCGAGGACGCCGCGGTGGCGCCCGAGCCGATGTGGTGGCAGCGCACCGACGTGGCCGCGATGGTGCCGCCGGCGGGGCCGGTCGACCCGGACGACCTCGCGGAGGCGCTGGGGGTGCCGACCGCGGACGAGCTCGCCGACGGCGCGGTCGCGCAGGAGGACGGCGACGACGCCGGCGCGCTGAGCACCACGCCGCCCGCCGTGCGGACGCTGCTGCCGGGCGCCCCGCCCACCTGGGTGGAGCACGAGTCGCTGCGGGTGGACGGCGTGCCGGTCGACTGGTGGGTCGAGGGGGCGGGCCCGGAGGCGGTCGTGCACGCGACGCACCTCGCGGGGCTGGCGCGCGGGCTCGCGCAGGCCGCCGGGGCGTGGTCCCTGCGGCACGCCGTCGAGCTGGTGCTGCTCGAGCCGGAGCGGGCGGCCGAGCTCGCCGTGGAGCAGGCGGGCGACGGTCGCGGCATGATGACGGGGCGATGA
- a CDS encoding flagellar assembly protein FliW, whose amino-acid sequence MTADLVDAARRTHLPEHLHLQAPMPGLAGYEDFTLTPLDDAGVLYALRSEPEGARPVRLFVVDPAVFFPEYAPVLDADVLTALGTDRAHAVRLVVVRPAEGGEPPTANLLAPLVLDPVSGTAVQTVLTEDWPLRAPLAPAA is encoded by the coding sequence ATGACCGCTGACCTCGTCGACGCCGCGCGTCGCACCCACCTGCCCGAGCACCTCCACCTGCAGGCCCCCATGCCGGGGCTCGCGGGCTACGAGGACTTCACGCTCACCCCGTTGGACGACGCCGGCGTGCTCTACGCGCTGCGCTCGGAGCCCGAGGGCGCCCGCCCGGTGCGGCTCTTCGTCGTCGACCCGGCCGTGTTCTTCCCGGAGTACGCGCCCGTCCTCGACGCGGACGTGCTCACGGCCCTCGGCACCGACCGCGCCCACGCGGTGCGCCTCGTCGTGGTCCGCCCCGCGGAGGGCGGCGAGCCGCCGACCGCGAACCTCCTCGCCCCCCTGGTCCTGGACCCCGTGAGCGGGACGGCCGTGCAGACCGTCCTCACCGAGGACTGGCCGCTGCGCGCGCCGCTCGCCCCGGCCGCCTGA
- the flgK gene encoding flagellar hook-associated protein FlgK gives MSTFSGLGTALSSLIAQRQALEVSGQNVANANTVGYTRQRAAMSSLPAATVPSMFSTTDGVGIGTAVTGIERLGDVFLDARVRNETSGSSRLSAVATEYKTLETTIGEPSATGFSKDLTAFWTSWSDVANSSGTVANRSVLLERGKAVADRIGTMYRDIDTQWQQALTTTTSLVTQVNTTAANVADLNTRILAISNAGGSANELMDQRDLLVTQLSSLVGASTRANADGTLDVMVAGNALVSGGSANALEVAPTSPVSFQGAVDGDAVTIRWAKTGHAAGIDGGTVAGLLTVLAPAGSGGVLTGAAAQLDGLATQIAEQVNAIHDDGYTVDGRTGIDFFTYDPGNPAKSLAVAITDPDDIAVSASAAEAFDGTVGEKIAGLAKTAGGPDSLWSAFVVDLGVKSASASSRATVAEAARATAASAQLAQTSVDTDEETVNMLAFQRAYEGAARVLTAVDEMLDTLINRTGVVGR, from the coding sequence TTGAGCACCTTCTCCGGACTGGGCACCGCCCTCAGCTCCCTGATCGCGCAGCGCCAGGCGCTCGAGGTGTCGGGCCAGAACGTGGCCAACGCCAACACGGTCGGCTACACGCGGCAGCGCGCCGCGATGAGCTCGCTGCCCGCCGCCACCGTGCCGTCGATGTTCTCCACGACGGACGGCGTCGGGATCGGCACCGCGGTGACCGGCATCGAGCGGCTGGGCGACGTGTTCCTCGACGCCCGCGTGCGCAACGAGACCTCCGGCTCGTCGCGGCTGTCCGCCGTGGCGACCGAGTACAAGACGCTCGAGACCACCATCGGCGAGCCGTCCGCGACCGGGTTCTCGAAGGACCTCACGGCGTTCTGGACCTCCTGGTCGGACGTCGCCAACTCCTCCGGGACCGTCGCCAACCGCTCCGTGCTGCTCGAGCGCGGCAAGGCCGTCGCCGACCGGATCGGCACGATGTACCGCGACATCGACACCCAGTGGCAGCAGGCGCTGACGACCACCACGTCGCTCGTCACGCAGGTGAACACCACCGCCGCGAACGTCGCCGACCTCAACACCCGCATCCTCGCGATCAGCAACGCGGGCGGGTCGGCCAACGAGCTGATGGACCAGCGCGACCTGCTCGTCACGCAGCTGTCGTCCCTCGTCGGCGCGTCCACCCGCGCCAACGCGGACGGCACGCTCGACGTCATGGTCGCCGGCAACGCCCTGGTCTCCGGGGGCAGCGCCAACGCGCTCGAGGTCGCCCCCACCAGCCCCGTGTCGTTCCAGGGCGCCGTCGACGGCGACGCGGTCACGATCCGGTGGGCGAAGACCGGCCACGCCGCGGGCATCGACGGCGGCACCGTCGCCGGCCTGCTCACCGTCCTGGCCCCCGCGGGCAGCGGCGGCGTCCTCACCGGGGCGGCCGCGCAGCTCGACGGGCTCGCCACGCAGATCGCCGAGCAGGTCAACGCGATCCACGACGACGGCTACACCGTCGACGGGCGCACCGGCATCGACTTCTTCACCTACGACCCCGGCAACCCGGCCAAGAGCCTCGCGGTCGCGATCACGGACCCCGACGACATCGCGGTGTCCGCCAGCGCCGCGGAGGCGTTCGACGGCACCGTCGGGGAGAAGATCGCCGGGCTCGCGAAGACCGCCGGCGGGCCCGACTCGCTGTGGTCCGCGTTCGTCGTCGACCTCGGCGTGAAGTCCGCGAGCGCGTCCTCCCGCGCCACCGTCGCCGAGGCCGCGCGCGCCACCGCCGCGTCCGCCCAGCTCGCGCAGACCTCCGTCGACACCGACGAGGAGACCGTCAACATGCTCGCGTTCCAGCGGGCGTACGAGGGGGCGGCCCGCGTGCTGACCGCGGTGGACGAGATGCTCGACACGCTGATCAACCGGACGGGGGTGGTGGGCCGATGA
- the flgN gene encoding flagellar export chaperone FlgN yields the protein MALSELSDVLWTERRLLELLLFKLEEEQLVLTSGRTRWLAHATREVETVLDEIRDAELGRSVEADAVAIELGLEPGSTLQTLAQHAPAPWDDLLQAHRDAFVQLTTEIAQLADGNRELLALSHRATQETLMSLQESVQTYDPTGHTTAGADRSAQLLDRSF from the coding sequence ATGGCCCTGAGCGAGCTGTCCGACGTCCTGTGGACCGAGCGCCGACTGCTCGAGCTGCTGCTGTTCAAGCTCGAGGAGGAGCAGCTGGTGCTGACCAGCGGCCGCACCCGCTGGCTCGCGCACGCCACCCGCGAGGTCGAGACCGTCCTCGACGAGATCCGCGACGCCGAGCTCGGCCGGTCCGTCGAGGCCGACGCGGTCGCGATCGAGCTGGGCCTGGAGCCCGGCAGCACCCTGCAGACGCTCGCCCAGCACGCGCCGGCGCCGTGGGACGACCTGCTGCAGGCGCACCGCGACGCCTTCGTCCAGCTCACCACCGAGATCGCCCAGCTCGCCGACGGCAACCGCGAGCTGCTGGCCCTCTCGCACCGGGCCACGCAGGAGACCCTGATGTCCCTGCAGGAGTCGGTGCAGACCTACGACCCGACGGGCCACACGACCGCCGGGGCCGACCGCAGCGCGCAGCTGCTGGACCGCTCGTTCTGA
- a CDS encoding DUF3027 domain-containing protein, with protein sequence MATATQDAVLGGAVDLAREAALDLAEHPEDVGEHLGYTVEADRLVSHRFACTAKGYRGWVWTVTLSRVPRARKATVCEAVLLPGDDAVLAPAWVPWEERLRPGDIGPGDVLPFRADDPRLEPGFTPTGDPEVDEVAIGELALARNRVLSPVGIAEAAERWYRGRQGPATAGSVASVEPCMTCGFLVPLQGPLGTVFGVCVNEWSPDDGKVVALEHGCGAHSETDVEPRPSEWPDVPVTRDLVLEPTSGTGAAGASGAGTTADGVAPGADDAAATGGDATGTTPDAGADEAPATQPEP encoded by the coding sequence ATGGCGACGGCGACCCAGGACGCGGTGCTCGGCGGCGCCGTCGACCTCGCCCGCGAGGCGGCCCTCGACCTCGCGGAGCACCCCGAGGACGTCGGCGAGCACCTCGGGTACACGGTCGAGGCCGACCGCCTCGTCTCGCACCGCTTCGCCTGCACCGCGAAGGGCTACCGCGGCTGGGTGTGGACGGTCACGCTGTCGCGCGTGCCGCGCGCCCGCAAGGCCACCGTGTGCGAGGCGGTCCTGCTGCCCGGCGACGACGCCGTCCTGGCGCCGGCGTGGGTGCCGTGGGAGGAGCGCCTGCGCCCCGGTGACATCGGCCCCGGCGACGTGCTGCCGTTCCGCGCCGACGACCCCCGCCTGGAGCCCGGCTTCACGCCGACCGGCGACCCGGAGGTGGACGAGGTCGCGATCGGCGAGCTCGCGCTGGCCCGCAACCGGGTGCTGTCGCCCGTCGGCATCGCGGAGGCCGCCGAGCGCTGGTACCGCGGCCGGCAGGGCCCGGCGACCGCCGGGTCCGTCGCGTCCGTCGAGCCCTGCATGACGTGCGGGTTCCTGGTGCCGCTGCAGGGTCCGCTCGGCACGGTGTTCGGCGTCTGCGTCAACGAGTGGTCGCCCGACGACGGCAAGGTCGTCGCGCTCGAGCACGGCTGCGGCGCCCACTCGGAGACCGACGTCGAGCCGCGGCCCTCGGAGTGGCCGGACGTGCCCGTGACCCGCGACCTCGTGCTGGAGCCGACCTCGGGCACCGGGGCCGCCGGGGCCTCCGGGGCGGGGACGACCGCCGACGGGGTCGCGCCCGGGGCCGACGACGCGGCCGCGACCGGGGGCGACGCCACCGGGACCACCCCGGACGCCGGGGCCGACGAGGCCCCCGCCACGCAGCCGGAGCCGTGA